One stretch of Corallococcus exiguus DNA includes these proteins:
- a CDS encoding pyridoxal phosphate-dependent aminotransferase — protein MKLARRLQAIKPSATLALNARAKALAASGKDVVVLAAGEPDFDTPEFVKQAAIDALRTGFTKYTATAGMPELREAVCRKLEKDNGLKYAVDQVVVTAGGKQSLYNCFQALLDEGDEVIIFAPYWVSYPDMVHLAGGTPVIVPTREEDGYAPDPAAIKKALTPRTRAIVLNSPANPTGAVYSRATLEGIADAVRGHDCIIVTDDMYEKLLYTGEPFLNLGNVAPDLVPRLLLSNGLSKSHAMTGWRLGYAAGPKALITGMQLVQDQSTSNASSITQKAALAALNGPTDTITAMVNEYRERRDLFVAGLNAIPGIRCRLPEGAFYAMADVRGLMGKTYKGKPLTDSLQLSEALLNDFLVAAVPGDPFGAPGYIRMSFVTSREVLQKGLTRLRDFVAALG, from the coding sequence ATGAAACTCGCCCGCCGGCTGCAAGCCATCAAGCCCTCCGCCACCCTGGCCCTCAACGCCCGCGCCAAGGCGCTCGCGGCGAGTGGGAAGGACGTGGTGGTGCTCGCCGCCGGTGAGCCGGACTTCGACACGCCGGAGTTCGTGAAGCAGGCGGCCATCGACGCGCTCCGCACGGGCTTCACCAAGTACACCGCCACCGCGGGCATGCCGGAGCTGCGCGAGGCCGTCTGCCGCAAGCTGGAGAAGGACAACGGCCTGAAGTACGCGGTGGATCAGGTGGTGGTGACGGCGGGCGGCAAGCAGTCGCTCTACAACTGCTTCCAGGCGCTGCTGGACGAAGGCGACGAGGTCATCATCTTCGCGCCGTACTGGGTGAGCTACCCGGACATGGTGCACCTGGCGGGCGGCACGCCGGTCATCGTCCCCACGCGCGAGGAGGACGGCTACGCGCCGGACCCCGCCGCCATCAAGAAGGCGCTCACCCCGCGCACGCGCGCCATCGTGCTCAACAGCCCGGCCAACCCCACGGGCGCGGTGTACTCGCGCGCCACGCTGGAGGGCATCGCGGACGCGGTGCGCGGGCACGACTGCATCATCGTCACCGACGACATGTACGAGAAGCTCCTCTACACGGGGGAGCCGTTCCTCAACCTGGGCAACGTGGCGCCGGACCTGGTGCCCCGGCTGCTGCTGTCCAACGGCCTGTCCAAGTCCCACGCGATGACGGGTTGGCGGCTGGGCTACGCGGCGGGCCCCAAGGCGCTCATCACCGGCATGCAGCTGGTGCAGGACCAGTCCACCTCCAACGCGTCCTCCATCACGCAGAAGGCGGCGCTGGCGGCGCTCAACGGCCCCACGGACACCATCACCGCCATGGTGAACGAGTACCGCGAGCGCCGGGACTTGTTCGTCGCGGGACTCAACGCCATCCCCGGCATCCGCTGCCGGCTGCCGGAAGGCGCCTTCTACGCGATGGCGGACGTGCGGGGCCTGATGGGCAAGACGTACAAGGGCAAGCCGCTGACGGACTCGCTCCAGCTCTCCGAGGCGCTGCTCAACGACTTCCTCGTGGCGGCGGTGCCGGGAGATCCGTTCGGTGCGCCGGGCTACATCCGCATGAGCTTCGTCACCTCGCGCGAGGTGCTGCAGAAGGGCCTGACGCGCCTGCGGGATTTTGTCGCGGCGCTGGGTTGA
- a CDS encoding alpha/beta fold hydrolase yields MSAPHGQAVSFRQDSLRVPDGADLYYQVRGDGAPGTVLCDGLGCDGFAWKYLLPYLGRRHRVLRWHYRGHGKSTVPTDRTRIGMAYTCDDLARVMDAAGMDKAVLFGHSMGVQVALEFHRRYARRVEGLVLVCGSYGLPLDTFHDSTMLKRLFPTLRAAVERFPRHTARIVHGALTTELVVQLAIRLEMNPDLIARNDLAPYFTHLARMDPVVFVRTLDSLASHTAEDHLDHVDVPTLVVAGEKDRFTPGWLSRKMAERIPSSELLMISEGTHTAPLEVPGLVELRVERFLRERLGVETAEIPPKVG; encoded by the coding sequence GTGAGCGCACCCCACGGACAGGCGGTCTCCTTCCGGCAGGACTCGCTGCGGGTGCCGGACGGCGCGGACCTCTACTACCAGGTGCGGGGGGACGGGGCCCCGGGCACGGTCCTGTGCGACGGCCTGGGCTGTGACGGCTTCGCCTGGAAGTACCTGCTGCCCTACCTGGGCCGGCGCCACCGCGTGCTGCGCTGGCACTACCGGGGCCACGGCAAGAGCACCGTCCCCACGGACCGCACGCGCATCGGCATGGCGTACACCTGCGACGACCTGGCGCGGGTGATGGACGCGGCGGGCATGGACAAGGCCGTCCTCTTCGGCCACTCCATGGGCGTGCAGGTGGCGCTGGAGTTCCATCGCCGCTACGCCCGGCGCGTGGAGGGGCTGGTGCTGGTGTGCGGCAGCTACGGCCTGCCGCTGGACACCTTCCATGACTCCACGATGCTCAAGCGCCTCTTCCCCACCTTGAGGGCCGCGGTGGAGCGCTTCCCCCGGCACACCGCGCGCATCGTGCACGGGGCGCTCACCACGGAATTGGTGGTGCAGCTGGCCATCCGCCTGGAGATGAACCCGGACCTCATCGCCCGCAACGACCTGGCCCCCTACTTCACGCATCTGGCACGCATGGACCCCGTCGTCTTCGTGCGAACCCTGGATTCTCTGGCGAGCCACACCGCCGAGGACCACCTGGACCACGTGGACGTACCTACCCTGGTGGTCGCCGGGGAGAAGGACCGCTTCACCCCCGGCTGGCTGTCCCGGAAGATGGCCGAGCGCATCCCCTCCTCTGAGCTCCTGATGATTTCCGAGGGCACCCATACCGCCCCACTGGAAGTTCCAGGCCTGGTGGAGCTGCGGGTGGAGCGCTTCCTGAGGGAGCGTCTGGGAGTGGAGACCGCGGAAATTCCGCCAAAGGTGGGATAA
- the carB gene encoding carbamoyl-phosphate synthase large subunit encodes MPKRTDIRKVLVIGSGPIVIGQAVEFDYSGTQAIKALRDEGVEVVLLNSNPATVMTDPEFAHRTYIEPITVEAAEKILAAERPDSLLPTMGGQTALNLAKALAEKGILEKYGVRLIGASLEAINKAEDRQLFKAAMQKIGVALPKSGYATTLTDAMALVEEIGFPAIIRPSFTLGGTGGGIAYNREEFEAICRSGLKASPNSTILVEESVLGWKEYELEVVRDSADNVIIICSIENLDPMGVHTGDSITVAPAQTLTDREYQRMRQASLAIIREIGVDTGGSNIQFGIHPRDGRMVVIEMNPRVSRSSALASKATGYPIAKIAAKLALGYTLDELRNDITRDTPASFEPTLDYVVVKVPRFNFEKFPKADRTLTTSMRSVGEVMAIGRTFPEAYMKALRSMELGRVGLESPELPTEKEEREKVLHEGLRVPRPERPWFVAQAFREGMTVEQVHQLSAIDPWFLRHIEALVHEAQSLADIGRLDHLADDVLRQAKAHGFSDKYLGNLMGYPEAEVRAHRHSRGIRPVFKRVDTCAAEFEAYTPYLYSTYEEEDEAPPTDRQKVLILGSGPIRIGQGIEFDYACVHAAFALREAGYETVMVNCNPETVSTDYDTSDRLYFEPLTIEDVLEVSQREKPVGAIVQFGGQTPLRLSVPLEQAGLPILGTSPDAIDRAEDREKFSKLIEKLGLKQPENGVARSHAEAFKVAERIGYPVMVRPSYVLGGRAMETVYDASSLERYMREAVSASPEHPVLIDRFLKDAIEVDLDLVADRTGQVLIGGVLEHIQEAGVHSGDAAATLPPHSLSPDLVERMKDQAISMARELGVVGLMNVQFAIQGKNIYILEVNPRASRTVPFISKATGVPMAKIAALCMVGKTLKELDRTEEPEFRHVAVKESVFPFARFAGVDVILGPEMKSTGEVMGLAEDYASAFAKSQLAAGVKLPKSGRVFISVKDEDKPAVVDLARRLRSMGFTLTATAGTHDYLLTKGIESQRVQKVKEGRPNIVDKIVDGEIVLVINTTFGKQEISDSFSIRREALMHSVPYYTTVQAARMAVGALESLKRSDLAVKPLQSYLYGENGVPPARR; translated from the coding sequence ATGCCCAAGCGTACCGATATCCGGAAGGTTCTCGTGATTGGCTCGGGCCCGATTGTCATCGGGCAGGCCGTCGAGTTCGACTACTCAGGCACCCAGGCGATCAAGGCGCTTCGGGACGAGGGCGTGGAGGTGGTGCTGCTCAACAGCAACCCCGCCACGGTGATGACGGACCCAGAGTTCGCGCACCGCACCTACATTGAACCCATCACCGTGGAGGCGGCGGAGAAGATTCTCGCCGCCGAGCGCCCGGACTCGCTGCTGCCCACCATGGGCGGGCAGACGGCGCTGAACCTGGCCAAGGCGCTCGCGGAGAAGGGCATCCTGGAGAAGTACGGGGTGCGGCTCATTGGCGCGTCCCTGGAGGCCATCAACAAGGCCGAGGACCGCCAGCTCTTCAAGGCGGCCATGCAGAAGATTGGCGTGGCGCTGCCCAAGAGCGGCTACGCGACGACGCTCACGGACGCCATGGCGCTGGTGGAGGAGATTGGCTTCCCGGCCATCATCCGTCCGTCCTTCACGCTGGGCGGCACGGGCGGCGGCATCGCGTACAACCGCGAGGAGTTCGAGGCCATCTGCCGCTCGGGCCTCAAGGCGAGCCCCAACTCCACCATCCTCGTGGAGGAGAGCGTGCTCGGCTGGAAGGAGTACGAGCTGGAGGTGGTCCGCGACTCCGCGGACAACGTCATCATCATCTGCTCCATCGAGAACCTGGATCCGATGGGCGTGCACACCGGTGACTCCATCACCGTGGCGCCGGCGCAGACGCTGACGGACCGCGAGTACCAGCGCATGCGGCAGGCGTCGCTGGCCATCATCCGCGAGATTGGCGTCGACACGGGTGGCTCCAACATCCAGTTCGGCATCCACCCGCGCGACGGCCGCATGGTCGTCATTGAAATGAACCCGCGCGTGTCGCGCTCCAGCGCGCTGGCGTCCAAGGCGACGGGCTACCCCATCGCGAAGATCGCCGCGAAGCTGGCGCTGGGCTACACGCTGGACGAGCTGCGCAACGACATCACCCGCGACACGCCGGCCTCCTTCGAGCCGACGCTGGACTACGTGGTGGTGAAGGTGCCGCGCTTCAACTTCGAGAAGTTCCCCAAGGCGGACCGCACGCTGACCACGAGCATGCGCTCGGTGGGCGAGGTGATGGCCATTGGCCGCACCTTCCCCGAGGCGTACATGAAGGCGCTGCGCTCCATGGAGCTGGGGCGGGTGGGCCTGGAGTCGCCGGAGCTGCCCACGGAGAAGGAAGAGCGGGAGAAGGTGCTGCACGAGGGCCTGCGCGTGCCCCGTCCGGAGCGCCCGTGGTTCGTGGCGCAGGCCTTCCGCGAGGGCATGACGGTGGAGCAGGTGCACCAGCTCTCCGCCATCGACCCGTGGTTCCTGCGGCACATCGAGGCGCTGGTGCACGAGGCGCAGTCGCTGGCGGACATCGGTCGCCTGGATCACCTGGCGGACGACGTCTTGCGTCAGGCGAAGGCGCACGGCTTCTCCGACAAGTATCTGGGCAACCTGATGGGCTACCCGGAAGCGGAGGTGCGGGCGCACCGGCACTCGCGCGGCATCCGTCCGGTGTTCAAGCGGGTGGACACCTGCGCCGCGGAGTTCGAGGCGTACACGCCCTACCTGTACTCCACCTACGAGGAGGAGGACGAGGCGCCCCCCACGGACCGGCAGAAGGTCCTGATTCTTGGCAGCGGTCCCATCCGCATCGGGCAGGGCATCGAGTTCGACTACGCGTGCGTGCACGCGGCCTTCGCGCTGCGCGAGGCCGGGTACGAGACGGTGATGGTCAACTGCAACCCGGAGACGGTGTCCACGGACTACGACACGTCCGACCGCCTCTACTTCGAGCCGCTGACGATTGAGGACGTGCTGGAGGTGTCCCAGCGTGAGAAGCCGGTGGGCGCCATCGTGCAGTTCGGCGGGCAGACGCCGCTGCGCCTGAGCGTGCCGCTGGAGCAGGCGGGGCTGCCGATCCTGGGCACGTCGCCGGACGCCATCGACCGGGCGGAGGACCGCGAGAAGTTCTCCAAGCTGATTGAGAAGCTGGGCCTGAAGCAGCCGGAGAACGGCGTCGCGCGCAGCCACGCGGAGGCCTTCAAGGTGGCCGAGCGGATTGGCTATCCGGTGATGGTGCGTCCGTCGTACGTGCTGGGCGGGCGGGCGATGGAGACGGTCTACGACGCGTCCAGCCTGGAGCGCTACATGCGCGAGGCGGTGAGCGCGTCGCCGGAGCACCCGGTGCTGATCGATCGCTTCCTGAAGGACGCCATCGAAGTGGACCTGGACCTGGTGGCGGACCGCACGGGGCAGGTGCTGATTGGCGGCGTGCTGGAGCACATCCAGGAGGCGGGCGTGCACTCGGGTGACGCGGCGGCGACGCTGCCTCCGCACTCGCTGTCGCCGGACCTGGTGGAGCGGATGAAGGACCAGGCCATCTCCATGGCGCGCGAGCTGGGCGTGGTGGGCCTGATGAACGTGCAGTTCGCCATCCAGGGGAAGAACATCTACATCCTGGAAGTGAACCCGCGCGCGAGCCGCACGGTGCCGTTCATCTCCAAGGCGACGGGCGTCCCGATGGCGAAGATTGCCGCGCTCTGCATGGTGGGCAAGACGCTGAAGGAGCTGGACCGCACGGAGGAGCCGGAGTTCCGGCACGTGGCGGTGAAGGAGAGCGTCTTCCCGTTCGCGCGCTTCGCCGGGGTGGACGTGATCCTGGGCCCGGAGATGAAGTCCACGGGCGAGGTCATGGGCCTGGCGGAGGACTACGCGTCCGCGTTCGCGAAGAGCCAGCTGGCGGCGGGCGTGAAGCTGCCCAAGAGCGGCCGGGTGTTCATCTCCGTGAAGGACGAGGACAAGCCGGCGGTGGTGGACCTGGCGCGGCGTCTGCGGTCGATGGGCTTCACCCTGACGGCGACGGCGGGCACGCACGACTACCTGCTGACGAAGGGCATCGAGTCGCAGCGGGTGCAGAAGGTGAAGGAGGGCCGGCCGAACATCGTCGACAAGATCGTCGACGGGGAGATCGTCCTGGTCATCAACACCACCTTCGGCAAGCAGGAGATCTCCGACAGCTTCTCCATCCGCCGTGAGGCGCTGATGCACTCGGTGCCGTACTACACGACGGTGCAGGCGGCGCGCATGGCGGTGGGAGCGCTGGAGTCGCTGAAGCGCTCGGACCTCGCGGTGAAGCCGCTGCAGAGCTACCTGTACGGCGAGAACGGCGTGCCCCCGGCGCGCCGGTAG
- the rsmD gene encoding 16S rRNA (guanine(966)-N(2))-methyltransferase RsmD, whose amino-acid sequence MRIVAGSAKGRALTGPKPSSGHIRPTADRVRETIFNMLGQFLDGQAVLDLYAGTGALGLEALSRGAGRLVLVDQDREALALCRKNTDALGFAAQVSILAQPVVRALETLGKQGAKFDLVFADPPYAARVVETVLEAVVAAGVVTPGGMVMVEHDKREAAPEAHSGLALEDQRRFGDTLVSFYRAP is encoded by the coding sequence ATGCGCATCGTTGCAGGCAGCGCGAAGGGTCGGGCCCTGACGGGGCCCAAGCCGTCGTCCGGACACATCCGCCCCACGGCGGACCGGGTCCGGGAAACCATCTTCAACATGCTGGGCCAGTTCCTGGACGGCCAGGCCGTGCTGGACCTGTACGCGGGGACAGGCGCCCTGGGGCTGGAGGCCCTGTCGCGGGGCGCGGGCCGGCTGGTGCTGGTGGACCAGGACCGCGAGGCCCTGGCCCTGTGCCGGAAGAACACCGACGCGCTGGGCTTCGCCGCCCAGGTGTCCATCCTGGCGCAGCCCGTGGTCCGCGCGCTGGAGACGCTGGGCAAGCAGGGGGCGAAGTTCGACCTCGTCTTCGCGGATCCACCCTACGCGGCGCGCGTGGTGGAGACGGTGCTGGAGGCGGTGGTGGCCGCGGGCGTGGTGACGCCGGGCGGCATGGTGATGGTGGAGCACGACAAGCGGGAAGCGGCCCCGGAGGCCCACTCGGGGCTCGCCCTGGAGGACCAGCGCCGCTTCGGGGACACCCTGGTGAGCTTCTACCGGGCCCCGTGA
- a CDS encoding cation diffusion facilitator family transporter, which translates to MSAPPHTHGRAGHGHSHDHDHDHSHHGHSHGHSHGPRKGGLAEERRKDRRRLLFALGLTATIMVAEAVGGFLTNSLALLSDAGHMLTDVSAMVLSLLALWFAGRPADLKKTYGYYRMEILSALLNGVLLLVITIFILMEAWQRMRTPAPVELGPMALVAGIGLVANLAALGFLHQTHSMNVRGAFLHVLGDTLSSVGVLIGAGVMWWTGWYVVDPIISVLISMIIVVGALRLVKDAVDVLLEAVPAHVDLEQVRDLMGKVPGVQAVHDLHVWTISSGMYALSAHLVVADPMVCNNDDILSAVKHDLFDRFGIDHTTIQIESQSYAHLGEVH; encoded by the coding sequence GTGAGCGCACCCCCACATACACACGGCAGGGCCGGGCACGGTCATTCGCACGACCACGACCATGACCACTCGCATCATGGGCATTCGCACGGCCATTCGCACGGTCCCCGCAAGGGCGGGCTGGCGGAGGAGCGGCGCAAGGACCGGCGGCGGCTGCTGTTCGCGCTGGGGCTGACGGCGACCATCATGGTGGCGGAGGCGGTGGGCGGCTTCCTCACCAACTCGCTGGCGCTGCTCTCCGACGCCGGGCACATGCTGACGGACGTGTCGGCCATGGTCCTGAGCCTGCTGGCGCTCTGGTTCGCCGGGCGGCCCGCGGACCTGAAGAAGACCTACGGCTACTACCGGATGGAGATTTTGAGCGCGCTCCTCAACGGGGTGCTGCTGCTGGTCATCACCATCTTCATCCTGATGGAGGCCTGGCAGCGCATGCGCACGCCCGCTCCGGTGGAGTTGGGGCCCATGGCGCTGGTGGCGGGCATCGGCCTGGTGGCGAACCTGGCGGCGCTGGGCTTCCTGCACCAGACGCACTCCATGAACGTGCGCGGTGCGTTCCTGCACGTGCTGGGGGACACGCTGTCGTCGGTGGGCGTGCTGATTGGCGCGGGCGTGATGTGGTGGACCGGCTGGTACGTGGTGGACCCCATCATCTCCGTGCTGATTTCGATGATCATCGTCGTGGGCGCGCTGCGGCTGGTGAAGGACGCGGTGGACGTGCTCCTGGAGGCGGTGCCCGCGCACGTGGACCTGGAGCAGGTGCGCGACCTCATGGGAAAGGTGCCGGGCGTGCAGGCGGTGCACGACCTGCACGTGTGGACCATCTCCAGCGGGATGTACGCGCTGTCCGCGCACCTGGTGGTGGCGGACCCCATGGTCTGCAACAACGACGACATCCTGTCCGCGGTGAAGCACGACCTCTTCGACCGCTTCGGCATCGACCACACGACCATCCAGATTGAGAGCCAGTCCTACGCCCACCTGGGCGAAGTGCACTGA
- the coaD gene encoding pantetheine-phosphate adenylyltransferase, translating to MPVAIYPGSFDPLTNGHLSLIQRSLKMFDRLIVAIAVNPKKTPLFSQEERIELIREAVNDPRVEVDAFHGLLVDYVHQRNVSVVIRGLRAVSDFEYEFQLANMNRKLAPDIDTVFMMTGEDYFYISSQLVREVATFGGNVDGLVPPNVNAGLKKKFGPKP from the coding sequence ATGCCGGTCGCCATCTATCCTGGTTCGTTCGATCCGCTCACCAACGGGCACCTGAGCCTCATCCAGCGCAGCCTGAAGATGTTCGACCGGCTCATCGTCGCCATCGCGGTGAACCCGAAGAAGACGCCCCTCTTCAGCCAGGAGGAGCGCATCGAGCTCATCCGTGAAGCGGTGAACGACCCCCGCGTGGAGGTGGACGCCTTCCACGGCCTGCTGGTGGACTACGTGCACCAGCGCAACGTGAGCGTCGTCATCCGCGGGCTGCGCGCGGTGTCGGACTTCGAATACGAGTTCCAACTGGCGAACATGAACCGCAAGCTGGCGCCGGACATCGACACCGTCTTCATGATGACGGGTGAGGACTACTTCTACATCTCCTCGCAGCTGGTCCGGGAGGTCGCGACCTTCGGGGGGAACGTGGATGGGCTCGTCCCCCCGAACGTCAACGCGGGGCTGAAGAAGAAGTTCGGCCCGAAACCGTAG
- a CDS encoding sigma 54-interacting transcriptional regulator: MDFEKHQNLHTIVMLRDVIRKWWQVELSFADRNGLVHDWQRGDFIPPPNDFCRHSLGAREGMRRCAQSVRVLHEKFKAAKNLRRSLFHDCHLRLSIVGAPLYIRNEYEGFLFVEGFARQPLMPGDGQVLLGKMRDIAPGAMLELEGAAERVPVLDGSELSKLSDLLEFAVTEIANQEVELTRKEETIQSMASELSNRYRFEKIIGRSGAMNEVFRLMEKVAHSDSTVLINGESGTGKELVARAIHHNGPRKDKPFVVQNCSAFNDNLLESALFGHTRGSFTGALKDKKGLFEVADQGTFFLDEVGDMSPALQVKLLRVLQEGTFLPVGGTHSREVDVRVIAATHKDLGEMVKRGEFREDLFYRINVIRLQLPPLRERKDDLPVLIDHFLRKHHREGQRARGLAPEALGILGAYAWPGNIRELENEIERLLVLGGELEVIPADLLSSRIRDAVVPGGGPFIAPRAHGKLHEAVESLEKEMIHQGLVRTRYNKSRLSRELGISRSNLLLKISRYGLDKGIPEGLDTEEVEA, from the coding sequence ATGGACTTCGAGAAGCATCAGAATCTGCACACCATTGTCATGTTGAGGGATGTCATCCGCAAGTGGTGGCAGGTGGAGCTTTCGTTCGCGGATCGCAACGGCCTGGTTCACGACTGGCAGCGCGGGGATTTCATCCCGCCGCCCAACGACTTCTGCCGCCACTCGCTGGGGGCGCGGGAGGGGATGCGGCGGTGTGCCCAGTCGGTGCGGGTGCTGCATGAGAAGTTCAAGGCCGCCAAGAACCTGCGCCGCTCGCTCTTCCACGACTGCCACCTGCGCCTGTCCATCGTGGGCGCGCCGCTCTACATCCGCAACGAGTACGAGGGCTTCCTCTTCGTGGAGGGCTTCGCCCGGCAGCCGCTCATGCCCGGAGACGGACAGGTGCTCCTGGGCAAGATGCGCGACATCGCGCCCGGGGCGATGCTGGAGCTGGAGGGCGCGGCGGAGCGCGTGCCGGTGCTGGACGGCTCGGAGCTGAGCAAGCTGTCGGACCTGCTGGAGTTCGCGGTCACGGAGATCGCCAACCAGGAGGTGGAGCTCACGCGCAAGGAAGAGACCATCCAGTCCATGGCCTCCGAGCTGTCCAACCGCTACCGCTTCGAGAAGATCATCGGCCGCTCCGGGGCCATGAACGAAGTGTTCCGCCTGATGGAGAAGGTGGCCCACTCCGACTCCACCGTCCTCATCAACGGCGAGTCCGGCACGGGCAAGGAGCTGGTGGCGCGCGCCATCCACCACAACGGTCCGCGCAAGGACAAGCCGTTCGTCGTGCAGAACTGCTCCGCCTTCAACGACAACCTGCTGGAGAGCGCCCTCTTCGGTCACACCCGGGGCTCCTTCACCGGCGCGCTCAAGGACAAGAAGGGCCTCTTCGAGGTCGCGGACCAGGGCACCTTCTTCCTGGACGAGGTGGGCGACATGTCCCCCGCCCTCCAGGTGAAGCTCCTGCGAGTCCTCCAGGAAGGCACCTTCCTGCCGGTGGGCGGCACCCATTCCCGCGAGGTCGACGTGCGCGTCATCGCCGCCACCCACAAGGACCTGGGCGAGATGGTGAAGCGCGGCGAGTTCCGCGAGGACCTCTTCTACCGCATCAACGTCATCCGCCTGCAGCTGCCGCCCCTGCGCGAGCGCAAGGACGACCTGCCCGTCCTCATCGACCACTTCCTGCGCAAGCACCACCGCGAGGGCCAGCGCGCGCGGGGCCTGGCGCCGGAGGCCCTGGGCATCCTGGGCGCGTACGCGTGGCCAGGGAACATCCGCGAGCTGGAGAACGAAATCGAGCGGCTGCTGGTGCTGGGAGGCGAGCTGGAGGTCATCCCCGCGGACCTGCTCTCCAGCCGCATCCGCGACGCGGTCGTCCCCGGCGGCGGGCCCTTCATCGCCCCGCGCGCGCACGGCAAGCTGCACGAAGCGGTGGAGTCCCTGGAGAAGGAGATGATCCACCAGGGGCTGGTGCGCACCCGCTACAACAAGAGCCGGCTGTCGCGCGAGCTGGGCATCAGCCGCTCCAACCTGCTCTTGAAAATCTCCCGCTACGGGCTGGACAAGGGCATCCCCGAGGGGCTGGACACGGAAGAGGTGGAGGCGTGA
- a CDS encoding pentapeptide repeat-containing protein, protein MTSASILRWRSPSFLLLIPAALSVCLLTSCESPQDKVVRGLMETKACNGCQLVGVRLEGAVLPGAQLRDAALREAQLARANLRGADLSGASLASTDLRHAELQGALFEGAYLTGTQFQDANLEGADLRAARSLESADFTGANLRKAQLAGSRFFGPAGPYQRTERSHFYSVPSGGASLPRADLRAADLKNAVLASCNLQGAQLQGASLRDASLEGADLRGANLQDADLQGAQLERAIWVDGTRCGPGSIGRCTPEKP, encoded by the coding sequence ATGACGTCGGCATCTATTCTCCGCTGGCGGTCCCCCTCGTTCCTTCTCTTGATTCCCGCGGCGTTGTCGGTGTGCCTGCTGACCAGCTGCGAAAGCCCCCAGGACAAGGTTGTTCGTGGCTTGATGGAAACCAAGGCGTGCAACGGCTGTCAGTTGGTCGGGGTGCGACTGGAGGGGGCCGTTTTGCCAGGGGCTCAGCTCCGGGACGCCGCCCTGCGGGAAGCACAGCTTGCCCGGGCGAATCTGCGTGGCGCGGACCTGAGTGGCGCCTCCCTGGCTTCGACCGACCTGCGGCACGCCGAGTTGCAAGGCGCCCTCTTCGAAGGGGCCTATCTGACGGGCACCCAATTCCAGGACGCCAATCTGGAAGGGGCGGACCTTCGTGCGGCACGCTCCCTGGAAAGCGCTGACTTCACAGGTGCGAATCTGCGGAAGGCTCAGCTTGCAGGCAGCAGGTTTTTTGGCCCAGCCGGTCCGTATCAGCGCACCGAGCGCTCCCACTTCTACTCTGTCCCCAGCGGTGGGGCGAGCTTGCCTCGGGCGGACCTGCGAGCCGCGGACTTGAAGAACGCGGTCCTCGCATCCTGCAACCTGCAAGGCGCCCAACTTCAGGGCGCCAGCTTGCGCGATGCTTCGCTGGAGGGCGCTGACCTTCGCGGAGCGAATCTCCAGGATGCGGACCTGCAAGGGGCCCAGCTTGAGCGTGCCATCTGGGTGGATGGCACCCGCTGTGGGCCTGGCTCTATTGGCCGCTGCACCCCCGAGAAACCATGA